The following are from one region of the Salicibibacter kimchii genome:
- a CDS encoding acyl-CoA carboxylase subunit beta — MDKSIKEQNMEMELNDLSDRKERARLGGGKEKIERQHNLGYYTARERIDQLVDPDSFLELGMLAHSDQEGSEEKSAGDGVIIGLAKVNGRPIVLQAADKTVFAGTEGKVYFRKTQAAHNYALKRGFPLLNLMEGGGLRMPDGMGSDGISQVLFPNELLTHHREVPMITAILGDSFGGPTWTAVSSDFVTQLKGTSMAVAGPRMLEIATGERVSNEELGGWEIHANHTGQVDQFAENEEDVIASLKQFLDFMPLNGDEEPPLKETNDDPFRSLDEVVNLVPTRRQRAYDMKKVIELIADDHEFFEMKSAYGTALITVLTRVNGRTVGVIANQPMKFAGAAGDKECEKATDFIVMCDSYNIPLIFLHDTPGFRVSSEAEKMKMPTKIMVWNQALAQSTVPKISVVIRKSIGAAYGNMCGPTMGADFVVAWPTAEINFTGPEVGINVVYGRELEKSEQPETERMELLKSWSFDSSPYKAAGKFMLDDIIDPRETRKFLSQTLEYACERNGSRSERRLANWPTGF; from the coding sequence ATGGATAAGTCAATTAAAGAGCAAAATATGGAAATGGAACTTAATGACCTATCGGATCGAAAAGAACGTGCGCGCTTGGGAGGTGGCAAGGAAAAGATTGAGCGCCAGCACAATTTGGGGTATTACACCGCAAGGGAGCGTATTGATCAACTCGTTGATCCGGATTCATTTTTGGAATTGGGGATGCTTGCCCACTCCGACCAAGAGGGGAGTGAAGAGAAAAGTGCCGGAGATGGCGTTATTATTGGACTCGCAAAGGTAAACGGACGCCCGATCGTCCTTCAGGCAGCAGATAAAACCGTTTTTGCCGGAACAGAAGGCAAAGTATATTTCCGAAAAACACAAGCAGCACATAACTATGCTTTAAAACGAGGATTTCCTCTACTAAACCTTATGGAAGGCGGAGGTTTGCGGATGCCGGATGGGATGGGTTCGGATGGCATAAGCCAAGTGCTTTTTCCAAATGAGCTTCTCACCCATCATCGGGAAGTTCCCATGATTACAGCCATTTTGGGGGATAGTTTTGGGGGGCCTACATGGACAGCTGTTTCCTCGGATTTTGTGACCCAACTTAAAGGGACTTCCATGGCAGTGGCCGGACCACGCATGCTTGAGATCGCTACAGGGGAGAGGGTCTCAAACGAAGAACTCGGCGGCTGGGAAATCCACGCGAATCACACAGGACAAGTGGATCAATTCGCTGAGAATGAAGAAGATGTGATCGCCTCGTTAAAACAGTTTCTTGATTTCATGCCATTAAATGGGGATGAAGAACCACCCTTGAAAGAAACGAATGATGATCCATTCCGAAGCCTGGATGAGGTGGTTAACCTTGTGCCTACCCGCAGACAGAGGGCCTATGATATGAAAAAAGTGATCGAGCTCATTGCGGATGACCATGAATTTTTTGAAATGAAATCTGCTTACGGAACAGCACTTATCACTGTTTTAACTAGAGTGAATGGGCGAACAGTGGGTGTTATTGCAAATCAACCGATGAAATTTGCAGGTGCTGCAGGCGATAAAGAATGTGAGAAGGCAACTGATTTTATCGTTATGTGTGATTCATACAATATTCCACTTATTTTTCTACATGACACACCCGGTTTTCGCGTATCGAGTGAAGCTGAGAAGATGAAAATGCCAACGAAAATTATGGTTTGGAATCAAGCACTCGCCCAGTCAACCGTTCCTAAGATTTCTGTAGTTATTCGCAAAAGTATCGGAGCTGCTTATGGAAATATGTGCGGCCCAACCATGGGGGCTGACTTTGTAGTGGCGTGGCCAACGGCTGAAATTAATTTTACAGGACCGGAAGTGGGCATCAACGTCGTGTACGGACGTGAGTTGGAAAAATCGGAACAGCCGGAAACAGAACGAATGGAACTATTGAAATCTTGGAGCTTTGACAGTTCGCCATATAAAGCAGCCGGTAAGTTTATGCTTGATGATATTATCGATCCAAGAGAAACCAGGAAGTTTTTGTCTCAAACATTAGAATATGCATGTGAAAGAAACGGTTCAAGGAGCGAGCGTCGACTTGCCAATTGGCCGACTGGGTTTTAA
- a CDS encoding sodium:solute symporter family protein: MKFQLCFCILIFLIILGKYSQKRVIQSQASTDEYYVAGRRIGTGVNALAIMAALGSGGSFMAGVGTVWELGLPFNAWMTLGSIAGFAIASVLVAKPMRNSRKFTVTEFLVDRYEHSFFKVAVPVVIIIGSAMYLMSQMTAGGLIGSYVTGFPYQWGVVIIAIVFILYVAMGGMLAVTWTNMLQGAMMILLMLIVCIGAIINLPMPYTDFLLNATNENPALGAVGDTMPVAGYIGAFTTWAVAVCVVPHLLMRIFTATDDRSAKLSMNIGMLAYGSLMAGSVLLVTPFLPLLSNSLLEANPSDMWLLLVAEQFFGPILTGVLAAGIMAAVMSSVDALLLAVSSAVAYDLYQGWHNPKATQRQILKVSAFSTWVIGLVVMVISLNPPDFLVVLYTAAVGFMAASLFAPLVLGIWWKRANLTGAVIGLLVGAISYLIAFIGFDLPYNSEILVALPLSIVAMIGVSAVTDRPSHEAINRMAAYHEREV, from the coding sequence TTGAAATTTCAATTATGCTTCTGTATTTTAATTTTTCTCATTATTTTAGGTAAATATTCACAAAAGCGTGTAATACAGTCGCAAGCAAGTACGGACGAATATTATGTTGCGGGGAGACGTATTGGAACTGGTGTTAATGCTTTAGCTATAATGGCCGCTTTAGGGAGCGGAGGATCATTCATGGCTGGTGTTGGTACTGTCTGGGAACTTGGTCTCCCTTTTAACGCATGGATGACACTTGGTTCAATCGCTGGATTTGCAATTGCTAGTGTTTTAGTGGCTAAACCTATGCGAAATTCTCGAAAGTTTACTGTCACTGAATTCTTGGTGGATCGTTATGAGCATAGTTTTTTTAAGGTAGCTGTTCCGGTTGTGATCATTATAGGTTCTGCTATGTATCTCATGTCACAAATGACGGCAGGTGGCTTGATCGGCTCTTACGTCACTGGGTTTCCCTATCAATGGGGGGTGGTTATTATTGCGATTGTTTTTATTCTCTATGTTGCAATGGGTGGTATGTTAGCTGTTACTTGGACGAATATGTTGCAGGGTGCTATGATGATCCTCCTTATGTTAATTGTGTGTATAGGAGCTATTATTAATTTGCCTATGCCTTATACAGATTTTCTACTTAATGCTACAAACGAAAACCCGGCTCTCGGAGCAGTTGGGGATACTATGCCAGTAGCAGGGTATATAGGTGCATTTACCACTTGGGCAGTAGCAGTTTGTGTTGTCCCTCATTTGTTAATGCGAATTTTTACGGCCACTGATGATCGTTCGGCAAAATTATCAATGAACATTGGGATGTTGGCTTATGGCTCTTTAATGGCAGGTTCAGTATTATTAGTTACACCATTTCTGCCGTTGTTAAGCAATTCATTATTAGAAGCAAATCCATCAGACATGTGGTTGCTTCTAGTTGCTGAGCAATTTTTTGGGCCTATATTAACGGGAGTGCTAGCAGCAGGGATTATGGCAGCAGTTATGTCTTCCGTAGATGCTTTGTTATTAGCAGTTAGTAGTGCAGTCGCCTATGACTTATATCAAGGATGGCACAATCCTAAAGCTACCCAACGTCAAATTTTAAAAGTCTCAGCTTTCTCCACATGGGTGATTGGTTTAGTCGTAATGGTAATCTCACTCAATCCTCCAGATTTCTTAGTTGTACTTTATACAGCAGCTGTTGGATTTATGGCAGCTTCTTTATTCGCTCCCCTCGTACTAGGGATATGGTGGAAGCGCGCCAATCTTACTGGAGCGGTTATAGGTCTGCTTGTTGGTGCTATTAGTTATCTGATCGCCTTTATTGGATTCGACCTACCTTATAATTCTGAAATATTAGTTGCTTTACCCTTGTCTATTGTTGCAATGATTGGGGTGAGTGCAGTGACAGATAGGCCATCACATGAAGCTATAAACCGAATGGCAGCTTATCACGAAAGGGAGGTTTGA
- a CDS encoding acetyl-CoA carboxylase biotin carboxyl carrier protein subunit — protein sequence MTEIKASMSGTAWKLMVQQGDQVEVGDELIILESMKMEIPIETEVEGRINAIYKNEGDFVNEGETIAEIETCQK from the coding sequence ATGACAGAAATAAAAGCGAGTATGAGCGGAACTGCTTGGAAACTAATGGTACAACAAGGTGATCAGGTAGAAGTCGGTGATGAGCTTATTATTTTAGAATCTATGAAAATGGAAATACCCATTGAAACGGAAGTTGAGGGTCGTATTAATGCCATATACAAAAATGAAGGAGACTTTGTTAATGAAGGTGAAACGATAGCTGAGATTGAAACATGCCAAAAATAA
- a CDS encoding AMP-binding protein, which yields MNSYLKQLEPLDYRLGEKPLHEYLIQNANDHSNQTAYNFYGNEISWSQLVDDTRRLAKFLQNKGVAKGDKVALYMQNCPQYLLGHYAIQMLGATVVPLNPMYKASELEYFINEAEIMAMIAGDELYDQVDAIKAKTPSLQFVMTTAYTDYLSENRTLPLPDELKREKQKIDNTFDLVEYLVVTEPLDKIESIDLWEDVGLMVFTSGTTGRPKAAMLTFGNALFKTAAAAQGYQLKQKDRTMAMAPLSHIAGMLMGVNLPVYHSNSCILLTRFDPVAAIQAIDRYRVNKMYTVAPMNVAILNEAKEKDYDLSSLEINFATSFGMAVDEQLAKAWGKLTNGCLLFEASYGLSETHTADTMMPVDKIKYGTCGIPTYQTEIRIVDTETGEDLPPGKQGEIAVKNPGVFKGYLNRPEATAATLRDGWVFTGDIGTLDDEGYLTFNGRVKEMIKASGFSVFPEDVEALMSDHEAIAQVAAIGVPDSERGESVKAFIVLKPDYVGKITADEIITWSKGHMAAYKYPREVTFVDQLPATSSGKVLRRLLKE from the coding sequence ATGAATTCTTATTTAAAGCAACTTGAGCCATTAGATTACCGACTTGGTGAAAAACCGTTACATGAATATCTTATTCAAAATGCGAACGATCACTCCAATCAAACAGCATACAATTTTTACGGAAATGAGATTAGTTGGAGTCAATTGGTGGACGATACACGACGGCTGGCCAAGTTTCTTCAAAACAAGGGAGTTGCAAAAGGAGATAAGGTTGCATTATACATGCAAAACTGTCCTCAGTACTTATTGGGTCATTACGCAATACAAATGCTGGGTGCAACGGTCGTTCCCTTAAATCCAATGTATAAAGCATCGGAACTTGAATATTTCATCAATGAAGCTGAAATTATGGCAATGATTGCAGGCGACGAGTTGTATGATCAAGTAGACGCTATTAAAGCCAAAACGCCTTCCCTTCAATTTGTAATGACCACTGCTTATACGGATTACCTGTCTGAAAATCGCACGTTGCCTTTGCCCGATGAACTTAAAAGGGAAAAACAAAAGATAGATAACACCTTTGATTTAGTAGAATATTTAGTCGTGACAGAGCCGCTCGATAAGATAGAATCTATTGATCTCTGGGAAGATGTGGGACTAATGGTGTTTACTTCTGGTACCACTGGAAGACCTAAAGCAGCGATGCTCACGTTTGGGAATGCACTATTCAAAACAGCTGCAGCAGCGCAAGGGTATCAACTAAAGCAAAAGGATCGAACCATGGCGATGGCTCCTCTCTCCCATATAGCGGGTATGCTAATGGGGGTCAATCTCCCTGTCTATCATTCCAATTCTTGTATTTTGTTGACACGCTTTGACCCTGTGGCGGCGATTCAGGCCATTGATCGTTATAGAGTGAACAAAATGTACACGGTAGCCCCGATGAATGTAGCGATATTAAATGAAGCGAAAGAAAAAGATTATGACTTGTCTAGCTTGGAAATCAATTTCGCAACCAGCTTTGGAATGGCTGTCGATGAACAATTAGCAAAGGCGTGGGGAAAACTTACAAATGGTTGCCTGCTTTTTGAAGCGTCTTATGGTTTAAGTGAAACGCATACAGCTGACACGATGATGCCTGTGGATAAAATCAAATATGGAACATGCGGAATTCCGACTTATCAAACGGAAATCCGTATTGTAGATACGGAAACAGGAGAAGACTTGCCCCCGGGAAAGCAAGGCGAAATCGCCGTAAAAAACCCCGGTGTGTTTAAAGGATATCTCAATCGCCCCGAAGCAACAGCAGCTACCTTGCGGGATGGTTGGGTTTTCACAGGGGATATCGGCACGCTGGATGATGAAGGCTATTTAACCTTCAATGGTCGGGTAAAAGAAATGATCAAAGCATCCGGTTTCAGTGTCTTCCCGGAAGATGTGGAAGCATTAATGAGTGACCATGAAGCCATTGCTCAAGTTGCTGCAATTGGTGTTCCGGATAGTGAACGAGGCGAGAGTGTAAAAGCTTTTATTGTTTTAAAACCGGATTATGTCGGAAAAATCACTGCGGATGAGATTATTACCTGGAGTAAGGGTCATATGGCGGCGTATAAATACCCGCGTGAGGTAACTTTTGTTGATCAATTACCGGCCACGAGCTCCGGCAAAGTGTTACGAAGATTATTAAAGGAATAA
- a CDS encoding AMP-binding protein — translation MRLFEKSLNTNDEMITKKLERWADEIGDKTFFYYGEEGQHFSFKRFNEMANSIAHYLQNKGVKKGDHISVFLMNPLVTTLSMFGIWKAGAIFSPINFNYKGSLLSYQINDTQPVWLITERRMIPRLNEVVKDLPTLNALIHDPKPDEHDYSADVLDVKPDHFNVFDFNDTLEGPKENPNVLLNYWDTANIIYTSGTTGPAKGVRQSYRWIHAYTYYLQKFTSQEDVVYNDLPMYHVGGAFALLARAAFVGSTVAVWDKFSPTDFWNRIEKSGASTAILLDVMIPWLMKAPKTSTDHNNSLSKVYMQPLPQYHHDVAVRFGFDFVFSGFGQTEAGNAFVSVINELNGVNGTPQELYKGYSYRETLSIAKELEVEIKEGKEPLEKGFMGKPSSFLEATILNDRDEECLAGEVGQLAVRPKYPNLLLDGYYNKPEATIKASTNYWFHTGDAAYKDEEGVFYFVDRMGDVIRKKGENVSSYQVEDMLSDHESVNVSAVFPIPANEGDEDDIVACVTLKEGEDITEVELEGWIKKRIPKFMQPSIVRIVTHIPRTATNKIEKFKLKNNIVSELESMKWERLN, via the coding sequence ATGCGCTTATTTGAAAAATCTTTAAATACAAATGATGAAATGATCACTAAAAAACTTGAACGATGGGCGGATGAGATAGGCGATAAGACATTTTTCTATTACGGGGAAGAGGGTCAGCATTTTTCCTTCAAACGATTCAATGAAATGGCAAATAGTATTGCACATTATTTACAAAATAAAGGAGTTAAAAAGGGAGATCATATTTCAGTTTTCCTTATGAATCCGCTTGTAACTACTTTATCCATGTTTGGTATATGGAAAGCGGGAGCGATTTTTAGTCCAATTAATTTTAATTACAAAGGATCGCTGTTGTCTTATCAAATCAATGATACACAGCCTGTATGGCTCATCACTGAACGTCGTATGATCCCTAGACTTAATGAAGTTGTTAAGGATTTACCAACGTTAAATGCACTTATTCATGATCCTAAACCGGATGAACATGATTATAGTGCAGATGTTTTAGACGTTAAACCAGATCACTTTAATGTATTCGATTTTAACGACACGCTCGAAGGCCCGAAAGAAAACCCTAATGTTCTGCTTAATTATTGGGATACTGCAAATATCATTTACACATCGGGAACGACAGGGCCAGCGAAAGGCGTTAGACAATCATATAGGTGGATACATGCATACACCTACTATTTGCAAAAATTCACGAGTCAAGAAGATGTGGTATATAACGATCTACCAATGTATCATGTGGGAGGCGCATTTGCCCTTTTGGCAAGAGCTGCATTCGTAGGTTCCACTGTTGCAGTTTGGGATAAGTTCAGCCCGACAGATTTCTGGAATAGGATTGAAAAAAGCGGTGCATCAACGGCTATTCTATTGGATGTTATGATTCCTTGGCTAATGAAAGCACCTAAAACATCTACAGATCATAATAATTCGCTTAGTAAGGTATATATGCAACCATTGCCTCAATATCATCACGATGTGGCTGTGCGTTTTGGGTTCGATTTTGTTTTTTCGGGATTTGGTCAGACTGAGGCAGGTAATGCTTTTGTCAGTGTCATAAATGAACTAAATGGAGTAAATGGCACACCTCAAGAGTTATATAAAGGTTATTCTTATAGAGAAACGCTTAGCATTGCCAAGGAACTTGAGGTCGAGATTAAAGAAGGAAAAGAACCATTGGAAAAAGGATTCATGGGCAAACCCTCCTCATTTCTTGAAGCGACGATTTTAAATGATCGGGACGAAGAATGTTTAGCTGGTGAAGTTGGGCAACTAGCTGTTCGACCAAAATACCCTAATTTACTTTTAGATGGGTACTACAATAAACCTGAAGCTACGATTAAAGCTTCCACAAACTATTGGTTCCATACTGGGGATGCAGCTTATAAGGATGAAGAAGGCGTATTTTACTTTGTGGATCGCATGGGGGATGTTATCAGAAAAAAAGGGGAGAATGTATCTTCCTACCAAGTAGAAGACATGCTTAGCGATCACGAATCAGTAAATGTTTCTGCCGTTTTCCCTATCCCTGCGAATGAGGGAGATGAGGATGACATCGTTGCTTGTGTGACATTAAAGGAAGGGGAAGATATTACAGAAGTAGAACTTGAAGGTTGGATAAAGAAACGTATACCTAAATTTATGCAACCATCGATTGTGCGAATCGTCACTCATATACCTCGTACAGCAACAAATAAAATAGAAAAATTTAAACTAAAAAATAATATAGTATCAGAGCTAGAGAGTATGAAGTGGGAAAGGCTGAATTGA
- a CDS encoding SDR family NAD(P)-dependent oxidoreductase, giving the protein MRLKDKVAIVTGGGGGIGRSVALQFAEEKAKVMVSDVDEEAGKKTVNLINEKGGEAGFIRTDITKPDEVKGMIDETIDAFGSLNILFNNAGVNCDEKKMPDVSFEEWQHVMDININGVFLGMKLAIPHMEPGSSIINTASIAGIKGQKLVSAYSASKSSVIALTKTAATEFGRQNIRVNAIAPGIIETKMADDWKKTDKWPILSKANALRRTGQPEEVANAVLFLASDESSFITGETLIIDGGTLNL; this is encoded by the coding sequence ATGCGTTTGAAAGATAAGGTTGCCATTGTAACCGGTGGCGGAGGTGGCATCGGCAGATCTGTCGCATTGCAGTTTGCCGAGGAAAAAGCCAAAGTAATGGTATCAGATGTAGATGAGGAAGCCGGAAAAAAAACCGTAAACCTAATAAATGAAAAAGGCGGAGAAGCGGGATTCATCCGTACAGATATTACAAAACCTGATGAAGTAAAAGGGATGATCGATGAAACAATAGATGCCTTCGGATCCCTCAATATCTTATTTAATAACGCAGGTGTTAATTGTGATGAGAAAAAAATGCCTGATGTCTCTTTTGAAGAATGGCAGCACGTGATGGATATTAATATCAACGGGGTATTTCTAGGGATGAAGCTTGCCATCCCTCATATGGAACCTGGCAGTTCGATTATTAATACCGCCAGCATAGCAGGAATAAAAGGACAAAAGCTCGTTTCTGCTTACTCGGCCTCTAAAAGCAGTGTCATTGCATTAACAAAGACAGCTGCAACGGAGTTTGGGAGGCAAAATATACGTGTCAACGCTATTGCTCCGGGAATCATCGAAACGAAAATGGCAGATGATTGGAAGAAAACGGATAAGTGGCCCATTTTATCTAAAGCCAACGCCCTTCGAAGAACAGGGCAACCAGAAGAAGTTGCAAATGCGGTATTATTCTTGGCTTCCGACGAGTCGTCTTTTATTACGGGAGAAACGCTTATTATTGATGGCGGGACATTAAATCTATAA
- a CDS encoding phosphotransferase family protein, which produces MERQVHGWLKRYERAKTEDIPEYENLKKWLTENIPADGETTVIHNDFKFNNLLFSKDLSEIKAVVDWEMATIGDPLFDLGVVLSYWIQDDDPELLQSTFQTVTKKPGFLTRRELIDRYAEKSGRDCSSIHFYQIFSYFKLAVISQQIYFRWKNGQTQDERFKYFGDRASKLITFSWHHLNEK; this is translated from the coding sequence ATGGAACGCCAAGTCCATGGCTGGCTCAAACGGTATGAACGGGCCAAAACCGAAGACATCCCCGAATATGAAAATCTGAAAAAATGGCTTACCGAAAACATCCCTGCAGACGGGGAGACGACGGTCATTCACAATGATTTCAAGTTTAATAATCTCTTATTTTCCAAAGATCTATCCGAGATAAAAGCGGTCGTGGATTGGGAAATGGCAACGATTGGCGATCCCTTATTTGACCTCGGCGTCGTCCTAAGTTACTGGATTCAGGACGACGATCCGGAACTTTTACAATCCACATTCCAAACGGTAACAAAAAAACCCGGCTTTTTAACGCGCAGGGAACTGATTGATCGTTATGCAGAAAAAAGCGGGCGGGATTGTTCATCGATCCATTTTTACCAAATTTTCTCTTACTTTAAATTAGCTGTAATTTCTCAACAGATTTATTTTCGCTGGAAAAACGGCCAGACGCAAGATGAACGGTTTAAGTATTTTGGCGATAGAGCTAGCAAATTAATTACATTTTCGTGGCATCACTTAAATGAAAAATAA
- a CDS encoding NADPH:quinone oxidoreductase family protein translates to MQAWLVKELADPDQALSLEEVNKPENNEGHILIRTKAASLNFFDILLCQGKYQEKPPLPFTPGAEIAGIVEAVGDGSHYQVGQKVLARPPLPNGGLAEWVSVSENEVFSVPESMSFHEAAAMYITYQTAYYALHHRGNVKKDEVILIHAGSGGVGSAAIQLGKAAGARVIATAGGTEKVQICKELGADVAIDYLTDDFVDIVKQETNGKGADIIYDPVGSDTFDRSRKCIAFAGRLLVIGFAGGRIPEAPVNHALVKNYSIVGVHWGYFARLYEEEMISIHDTLCSLYEEGKIKPLIYKNFSFEEVPHALNLLGDRKTYGKLVVDV, encoded by the coding sequence ATGCAAGCATGGCTAGTAAAAGAACTTGCTGATCCTGATCAGGCATTATCATTGGAAGAGGTAAATAAACCGGAAAATAATGAAGGGCATATTCTTATTCGAACCAAAGCGGCATCTTTGAATTTTTTCGATATTTTATTATGTCAAGGAAAGTATCAGGAAAAGCCGCCGCTGCCTTTTACACCGGGTGCCGAAATCGCAGGCATCGTAGAAGCAGTTGGGGATGGAAGTCACTATCAGGTTGGGCAAAAGGTACTGGCAAGGCCGCCACTTCCCAATGGCGGCTTAGCAGAATGGGTTTCTGTTTCTGAGAACGAAGTGTTCTCTGTCCCTGAATCAATGTCATTTCATGAAGCGGCAGCTATGTATATCACTTATCAAACCGCTTATTATGCCCTACACCATCGTGGGAACGTCAAAAAGGATGAAGTAATACTGATTCACGCGGGCTCCGGAGGCGTTGGATCAGCGGCCATTCAACTCGGGAAAGCTGCAGGCGCACGTGTTATTGCTACAGCGGGGGGCACTGAAAAAGTACAAATATGCAAAGAACTAGGAGCAGATGTCGCGATAGACTATTTGACTGATGATTTCGTGGATATTGTAAAACAAGAAACAAACGGAAAAGGTGCCGATATCATTTATGACCCCGTTGGCAGTGATACATTTGATCGTTCTCGCAAATGCATCGCATTTGCCGGACGACTGCTTGTCATTGGATTTGCCGGTGGACGTATTCCGGAAGCCCCGGTCAACCATGCCTTAGTCAAAAATTATTCAATTGTTGGTGTGCACTGGGGATATTTTGCTCGTTTATATGAGGAGGAAATGATAAGCATTCACGATACGCTTTGTTCACTTTATGAAGAAGGAAAAATAAAGCCGCTGATTTATAAAAATTTCTCCTTTGAAGAAGTTCCTCATGCTTTGAATTTGTTGGGTGATCGGAAGACGTATGGGAAATTGGTCGTAGATGTGTAA
- a CDS encoding acyl-CoA carboxylase subunit beta yields MSWQPEVDELKRLERLAHKMGGAKNVAKHHSKGRYTVRERIDKLLDPDTFHETGALAGKASYDEDGKVKDFQPANFLLGTGKIDGRKVVVGADDFTVRGGASDGAILGKQVYSELMASELQLPMVRLVDGTGGGGSVKSFSDINATYVPVNPAWDHVVNNMGKVPVVAATMGSVAGLGAARVAASHFSIMIEDTSQLFVAGPQVVKHGRGYEVTKEELGGTDVHRSSGAVDNIVQSEEEAFEQIRTFLSYLPKNVWELPPWQSSNDQVDRKDEELISAIPRNRRKPYKIRKILEKIFDHESTFEMGKYYGRGTVTGFARLNSYPVGYLASDPYILAGGLTAESSEKIERFVDLCQTFHLPIVNFVDQPGMVIGVEEERKGTIRKGVRAISAIYQATVPMIEIILRKVFGVGGAGMINGHGLHQRYAWPSGDWGSLPIEGGVQVAYRRELEESENPEQLLKSLMDDMEEIRSPFRTAESFGIEEIIDPRDTRPLLCECVDDAYRLLPQHMGPSSHTMRP; encoded by the coding sequence ATGAGCTGGCAGCCCGAAGTGGATGAACTCAAAAGATTGGAACGCCTGGCCCATAAAATGGGAGGGGCTAAAAATGTTGCGAAACATCATTCAAAAGGGAGATATACAGTCAGGGAACGTATCGACAAGCTTTTAGATCCGGATACTTTCCACGAAACCGGAGCATTGGCCGGTAAGGCTTCTTATGATGAAGACGGAAAAGTGAAAGATTTTCAACCCGCAAACTTTTTATTAGGGACAGGAAAAATAGATGGCCGCAAGGTTGTTGTCGGGGCAGATGATTTCACTGTTCGTGGCGGCGCTTCAGATGGAGCAATTTTGGGGAAGCAAGTTTACTCGGAATTGATGGCCAGCGAACTGCAATTGCCTATGGTCCGATTAGTTGATGGCACTGGCGGTGGAGGCAGCGTTAAAAGTTTTAGCGACATCAACGCGACCTATGTGCCTGTGAACCCTGCTTGGGATCATGTCGTGAACAATATGGGAAAAGTTCCAGTCGTCGCAGCCACAATGGGTTCTGTTGCCGGGCTCGGCGCTGCAAGAGTAGCTGCTTCACATTTTTCCATAATGATCGAAGACACTTCTCAACTGTTTGTCGCCGGTCCGCAAGTTGTGAAGCACGGAAGAGGATACGAAGTAACAAAAGAAGAATTAGGGGGTACCGACGTTCATCGTTCGAGTGGAGCGGTCGATAATATCGTTCAATCGGAGGAAGAGGCTTTCGAACAAATTCGAACTTTTTTGTCCTATCTCCCTAAAAATGTATGGGAACTGCCACCTTGGCAATCTTCGAATGATCAAGTGGATAGAAAAGATGAAGAACTCATATCGGCCATACCGAGAAACAGAAGGAAGCCATATAAAATTCGTAAAATTTTAGAAAAAATATTTGATCATGAGTCAACATTTGAAATGGGAAAATACTACGGAAGAGGCACCGTCACCGGTTTTGCACGTTTAAACAGTTACCCGGTTGGATACCTCGCATCCGATCCCTATATTTTAGCCGGTGGACTAACCGCAGAAAGCAGTGAAAAAATAGAACGTTTCGTGGATTTATGCCAAACGTTTCATTTACCGATCGTTAATTTTGTTGATCAACCCGGAATGGTCATAGGTGTGGAAGAAGAAAGAAAGGGAACGATTCGAAAGGGCGTACGGGCAATATCGGCGATATATCAGGCAACAGTACCAATGATTGAAATCATTCTCAGAAAAGTCTTTGGGGTCGGCGGGGCAGGTATGATCAATGGGCACGGGCTTCATCAACGTTACGCGTGGCCTTCCGGTGATTGGGGATCGTTGCCGATTGAAGGAGGCGTGCAAGTAGCGTACCGAAGAGAACTTGAAGAGAGTGAAAACCCTGAACAGTTACTAAAAAGTTTGATGGACGACATGGAAGAAATACGCTCTCCATTTCGGACAGCAGAATCATTTGGGATTGAAGAGATTATCGATCCCCGTGATACGAGACCGTTGTTGTGTGAATGTGTAGATGATGCTTATCGGCTTTTGCCTCAGCATATGGGTCCCTCTTCACATACGATGAGGCCTTGA